The following coding sequences lie in one Cronobacter universalis NCTC 9529 genomic window:
- the gntK gene encoding gluconokinase, which translates to MSTTNHDHHIYILMGVSGSGKSVVASEVAHRLKAAFLDGDFLHPRRNIMKMAAGDPLNDDDRTPWLQALNDAAFAMQRTNKVSLIVCSALKKRYRDILRSGNPNLSFIWLKGDFEVIESRLRARKGHFFKPQMLVTQFEALEAPQEDEKDVLFVDINQSLDDVIDSTIALINKGE; encoded by the coding sequence ATGAGCACGACCAATCATGATCACCATATTTATATCCTGATGGGCGTTTCCGGCAGCGGGAAATCCGTTGTCGCCAGCGAAGTCGCGCACCGTCTGAAAGCCGCGTTCCTCGATGGCGACTTTCTGCATCCGCGCCGCAACATTATGAAAATGGCGGCGGGCGATCCGCTGAACGATGATGACCGCACGCCGTGGTTGCAGGCGCTTAACGACGCCGCCTTCGCCATGCAGCGCACCAACAAAGTGTCGCTCATCGTCTGCTCGGCGCTGAAAAAACGCTATCGCGACATCCTGCGCAGCGGCAACCCGAACCTCTCTTTCATCTGGTTGAAAGGCGATTTTGAAGTGATTGAAAGCCGCCTGCGCGCGCGCAAAGGGCACTTCTTCAAGCCGCAAATGCTGGTCACCCAGTTCGAGGCGCTGGAAGCCCCGCAGGAAGATGAAAAAGATGTGCTGTTTGTGGATATTAACCAGTCGCTCGACGACGTTATCGACAGCACGATCGCGCTTATCAATAAAGGCGAGTAA
- the gntR gene encoding gluconate operon transcriptional repressor GntR: MKKRRPVLQDVADRVGVTKMTISRYLRNPEQVSLALRSKIAAALDELGYIPNRAPDILSNATSRAIGVLLPSLTNQVFAEVLRGIESVIDAHGYQTMLAHYGYKPELEEERLESMLSWNIDGLILTERNHTPRTLKMIEVAGIPVVELMDSVSPCLDIAVGFDNFDAARQMTAAIIARGHRHVAYLGARLDERTIMKQKGYEQAMLDAGLTPYSVMVEHSSSFSTGSELLRQARREYPQLDSIFCTNDDLAIGAAFECQRLGLRIPDDMAIAGFHGHDIGQVMEPQLASVLTPRERMGRIGAERLLARIRGETVAPQMLDLGFTLSPGGSI; encoded by the coding sequence ATGAAAAAGAGAAGACCGGTACTTCAGGATGTGGCCGATCGCGTCGGCGTGACCAAAATGACCATCAGCCGCTACCTGCGCAACCCCGAGCAAGTCTCGCTGGCGCTGCGCAGCAAAATCGCGGCGGCGCTGGATGAGCTTGGCTACATTCCCAACCGCGCGCCGGATATTCTCTCCAACGCGACCAGCCGCGCCATCGGCGTGCTGCTGCCCTCTCTGACCAACCAGGTGTTCGCCGAAGTCTTGCGCGGTATCGAAAGCGTTATCGACGCGCACGGCTACCAGACTATGCTCGCCCACTACGGCTATAAGCCGGAGCTGGAAGAGGAGCGCCTGGAGTCGATGCTCTCCTGGAATATCGACGGGCTGATTTTAACCGAGCGTAACCACACGCCGCGCACGCTCAAGATGATTGAAGTGGCGGGCATTCCGGTGGTGGAGCTGATGGACAGCGTCTCGCCGTGTCTGGATATCGCCGTGGGGTTTGATAACTTTGACGCCGCCCGCCAGATGACGGCGGCCATCATCGCCCGAGGCCATCGCCACGTCGCGTATCTCGGCGCGCGTCTCGACGAGCGCACCATCATGAAACAGAAGGGCTACGAGCAGGCGATGCTGGACGCGGGCCTGACGCCCTACAGCGTGATGGTGGAACACTCTTCGTCTTTCTCGACCGGCAGCGAACTGCTGCGCCAGGCGCGCCGGGAATATCCGCAGCTCGACAGCATCTTTTGCACCAATGACGATCTGGCGATCGGCGCCGCGTTTGAGTGCCAGCGTCTGGGCCTGCGCATTCCTGATGACATGGCGATTGCCGGTTTTCACGGCCACGATATCGGCCAGGTGATGGAGCCGCAGCTCGCCAGCGTGCTTACGCCGCGCGAACGCATGGGGCGCATCGGCGCCGAGCGTCTGCTGGCGCGTATCCGCGGCGAAACGGTCGCTCCGCAAATGCTCGATCTTGGTTTTACGCTCTCGCCTGGCGGCTCTATTTAA
- a CDS encoding pirin family protein produces the protein MIYLRKANDRGHANHGWLDSWHTFSFANYYDPNFMGFSALRVINDDVIDAGQGFGTHPHKDMEILTYVLEGAVEHQDSMGNKEQVPAGEFQIMSAGTGVRHSEYNPSATERLRLYQIWIIPSENGIEPRYEQRRFDAARGRQLVLSPDARDGSLKVHQDMELSRWALLNGEDGEYAPAAGRRVWIQVVKGDVTINGTRATTSDGLAIWDEATLAIHADSDSEILLFDLPPV, from the coding sequence ATGATCTATTTACGCAAAGCAAACGACCGCGGTCATGCGAATCACGGCTGGCTGGATTCCTGGCACACCTTCTCGTTCGCTAACTATTACGACCCGAATTTCATGGGCTTTTCCGCCCTGCGGGTGATTAACGACGACGTGATCGACGCAGGCCAGGGCTTCGGTACGCACCCGCATAAAGACATGGAAATCCTGACCTACGTGCTGGAAGGCGCGGTGGAGCATCAGGACAGCATGGGCAACAAAGAGCAGGTGCCTGCCGGTGAGTTCCAGATAATGAGCGCCGGGACCGGCGTGCGCCACTCCGAGTACAACCCGAGCGCCACCGAGCGTCTGCGCCTGTACCAGATCTGGATCATTCCGTCTGAAAACGGCATTGAGCCGCGCTACGAGCAGCGCCGCTTCGACGCCGCCCGGGGCCGCCAGCTGGTACTGTCGCCGGATGCCCGCGACGGCTCGCTGAAAGTGCATCAGGATATGGAACTGTCGCGCTGGGCATTGCTGAATGGCGAAGACGGTGAGTATGCGCCCGCCGCTGGCCGCCGCGTCTGGATCCAGGTCGTGAAGGGCGATGTGACCATCAACGGCACCCGCGCGACCACCAGCGACGGCCTGGCCATCTGGGATGAAGCGACGCTTGCTATCCACGCCGACAGCGACAGCGAAATCCTGCTGTTCGATCTGCCGCCGGTCTGA
- a CDS encoding oxidoreductase: MTINCAFIGFGKSTTRYHLPYVLHRKETFHVAHIFRRHPKPELESHPRYQHIHFTSDLDDILNDASVKLVVICTHADSHFDYAKRALEAGKNVLVEKPFTTSVADARLLLDLAKSKGLVVTPYQNRRFDSCFLTTRKVIESGKLGEIVEIESHFDYYRPEAETKPGLPEDGMFFGLGVHTMDQIISLFGRPDHVSYDIRSLRNKANPDDTFEAQLFYGDLKAIVKTSHYVKIDYPKFIVHGKKGSFIKYGIDQQETSLKAGIMPGEPGFAADESIGHLEYVNARGETVREEIKPEAGDYGRVYDALYDTLVNGAPNYVRESDVLTNLEILERGFEQASPATVTLAK, translated from the coding sequence ATGACGATTAATTGCGCTTTTATTGGTTTTGGCAAAAGCACTACCCGCTACCATCTCCCCTACGTTTTACACCGCAAAGAGACGTTTCACGTCGCGCATATCTTCCGTCGCCACCCCAAACCGGAGCTGGAAAGCCATCCGCGCTATCAGCACATTCATTTCACCAGCGATCTGGATGACATCCTGAACGACGCCTCGGTCAAACTGGTGGTGATCTGCACCCATGCCGACAGCCACTTTGACTATGCGAAGCGCGCGCTGGAAGCCGGAAAAAACGTGCTGGTGGAAAAACCGTTCACGACAAGCGTCGCGGACGCGCGTCTGCTGCTGGATCTGGCGAAGAGCAAAGGGCTTGTGGTCACGCCGTATCAGAACCGCCGCTTTGACTCCTGCTTTCTGACCACGCGTAAAGTGATTGAGAGCGGCAAGCTTGGCGAGATTGTCGAAATCGAAAGCCATTTCGACTACTACCGGCCCGAGGCGGAAACCAAACCCGGCCTGCCGGAAGACGGCATGTTTTTCGGGCTCGGCGTGCATACGATGGATCAGATTATCTCGCTGTTCGGCCGCCCCGATCACGTCAGCTATGACATCCGCAGCCTGCGCAACAAAGCGAACCCGGACGACACCTTCGAGGCGCAGCTCTTTTATGGCGATCTGAAAGCCATCGTGAAAACCAGTCACTACGTCAAAATCGACTACCCGAAATTTATCGTCCACGGCAAAAAGGGCTCGTTTATCAAATATGGCATCGACCAGCAGGAGACCAGCCTGAAAGCCGGAATAATGCCGGGCGAGCCGGGCTTTGCCGCGGATGAGAGCATCGGCCATCTGGAGTATGTCAACGCGCGCGGCGAAACGGTGCGTGAAGAGATTAAACCGGAAGCGGGCGACTATGGCCGCGTCTATGACGCGCTCTATGATACCCTCGTCAACGGCGCGCCGAATTATGTCAGAGAATCTGATGTGCTTACTAACCTCGAGATCCTCGAACGCGGCTTCGAGCAGGCGTCTCCCGCCACGGTAACCCTTGCGAAATAA
- the yhhY gene encoding N-acetyltransferase: MNEIIVRHAEAEDAQALQQIHTMSEIIHNTLQIPHPSLAMWRDRLGAPQPGRRQLVACIDGEVVGHLALTVEQNPRRSHVATFGMSVHPGWRNRGVASALLREMVNLCDNWLRIERIELTVFVDNAPALAVYRKFGFETEGTGKRYGLRNGEYVDAYFMARMKAG; this comes from the coding sequence ATGAATGAGATAATCGTAAGACACGCGGAAGCAGAAGACGCGCAGGCGTTGCAGCAGATCCACACCATGTCGGAAATTATCCATAACACGCTGCAAATCCCACATCCGTCGCTCGCCATGTGGCGCGACCGGCTCGGCGCGCCGCAGCCGGGGCGTCGTCAGCTGGTGGCGTGTATTGATGGCGAGGTCGTGGGGCACCTGGCCTTAACGGTGGAACAAAACCCGCGCCGCAGCCATGTCGCGACCTTCGGGATGAGCGTTCATCCCGGCTGGCGCAACCGCGGCGTGGCATCGGCGCTGCTGCGCGAAATGGTTAATCTGTGTGATAACTGGCTACGCATCGAGCGAATCGAGCTGACCGTGTTTGTTGATAACGCGCCTGCGCTGGCGGTGTACCGTAAATTCGGGTTTGAGACGGAAGGCACGGGCAAGCGCTACGGCCTGCGCAACGGCGAGTATGTGGATGCGTATTTTATGGCGCGGATGAAGGCGGGTTAA